The sequence below is a genomic window from Polyodon spathula isolate WHYD16114869_AA unplaced genomic scaffold, ASM1765450v1 scaffolds_3233, whole genome shotgun sequence.
GACAGGACTCCCTCCATGTAGCAAACTGAGCACTTTATCTGttcaaaatcttgtttttttagaGGTCTCCCATAGCTGTGTAACACAGCATCCTTACTTTGACAAAGTACAGTTGTGGCAGATATATGCATTGATGACTAGACTTTGTACAGTAGTGGCCTTTACCAGTGAGTTACAGACCGGCAATCCTACATCCTAATTGGCTGAGCCTGTTTCCAGCATTCCATCAGGTTTATAAGTGATTCACCTCAGTCATTACTGTCTGATACTACACAGCTTCAAGAACGTACAGCTGAGGTGCagggttttgtttatatttaatttccttatttttcaTAATTGGTTGGTGAAGTAGTGAGGTTTCTAATGTTGTCATTTTTCctgacacacataaaaaaaattaaatattgaaaacaatgacttagtgaagggcccttatacaACTGTGAATTAACTGCAATTGTTTTTGTGAATTGTTTTCCACATCAGATATTCCCTATGGAATTTGACAGAAAGTGTCTTAGATGAAATATGAAGCAATTCATAAGACACTCCCATGTGGATTTACTACATGTTTACATACCGGGATTCCATGGCAATGCTGCAATGGGAGTGGATGTACTGCCTTTTTAAAGGTGGGTTCTGGTGAAGGAGTCTAGAATGTGTGAATCTCAGAAGGAACTTCAAGAcctgtgtacagtatttgcatattaaaaccaGGTAAGACATTTTATAATATCACAGAGGAGGTTGTAGTTCTGTGTATTGAGGCAGTGATGACGAAGCTTTTAAACatattcttacctcttattatctTACTAATCTTCTCTTAATGGTTTGATTTTGACATCTGAtttccagactttatttacattttcaagagaTTCAAGCCTGTTTATTTGCCATAATGTTGACTATTCAGTGGCATGATTCTCTCTCTCCATTCATTTACCGTGTTACAGGAAGTCGGTCTCTACCTGACCCCTTTTCTATAAGCAGCATAGAACACAGGTTTAATGCTTAGATGGAATCCAATTATTTGCAATGCTGAAAGTTAACATAGCTTGGTGGTAGGAGAAAATGACTTCAGAGTTAGTTATAAAAAGCCTTGGAACTACAAAAAGTAGataatattgattttatataataaaggAAAGATATGTGATTTGCTGTAGGGTATTAGGTAATGTGTATATACTATTGTCATCCTGTCAATGAGATTTTAATCTAAACTAATatagaacaaatatttttttttattcataggagaggttattttattattattattattattattgttgttgtttattcaggttaaaaaacacaaaaggaaacaccGAGGCATAGTATAATATGTTTATGCTACTGTCTCTAAAAGCATGGCATGGCATATCTGGTTTCAAGGATTCTGCATGCTTACTATTCATTCTGTAGTTAAATCTCTGTGTATGAAGGAAACTGAGTGTGTACATTCATGCTCAGGTAAAAGGCAATACAGTGTAATAAAGTGTTTACtctagtctttaatgaactcctattttttatgGAAAATATTCCATGTAAGTGATTTAAAGTGCTGTCTACAAGATATTTACAATGAACAGCAGTAATTGTAAAGATTGgtttttgtactttatttgaaggctctgaagcagaccaataaaaatgaataaaaatgaataaaaacacatttaagtaaGGGACTACTGCTCTGTAAGGtaaaaactgcaataacatttttcctttctttatccAGACTACAAATAGCTCCTCTGGACAAGATGAACACCACCATCGCTGACTCTTCCGTGTTAAGTTTAGAGGGCTTCATTGTGTCTCCTGAAGCTGCTCACCCTCTTTTTCTGTTAACATTGGCAGTATATCTGGTTATTCTTATTGGAAATGTTacagttttttctgttattgtttttcaaaagacaCTACACGAGCCAATGTATTTCATGATCTGTAATATGTCTGTTTGTGATTTGATTGGAAGCACAGCGGTAATGCCTAGATTAATGGCAGACTTCCTCACAGAGGTTAGATACATCTCATATGTAGCTTGTGTTATTCAGGCTTTCTGTGTTCATTTCTACGGTTCAGCAGCTCAACTGATATTGACTGTAATGGCTTATGACAGATACATTGCAATTTGTGACCCATTAAGATACAACAGCATAATGACAACTAATACTTTGGTGAAGCTCTACTCCCTTGCCTGGGGAGTggcattcattttaataataatcctcTTTGCTCTTACTCTTAGACTTCCGAGATGCAGATCACGGATAGTGGAGGCTAATTGTAGCAATGcagctttatttcttttatcctgtgctgacactactgtaaataacatttatgGCTTATTTATTACAGCTTTTCTAATCAGTTTGTCTTTTTTGGTTATTGTCTGGacttatg
It includes:
- the LOC121311432 gene encoding olfactory receptor 4Q2-like; amino-acid sequence: MNTTIADSSVLSLEGFIVSPEAAHPLFLLTLAVYLVILIGNVTVFSVIVFQKTLHEPMYFMICNMSVCDLIGSTAVMPRLMADFLTEVRYISYVACVIQAFCVHFYGSAAQLILTVMAYDRYIAICDPLRYNSIMTTNTLVKLYSLAWGVAFILIIILFALTLRLPRCRSRIVEANCSNAALFLLSCADTTVNNIYGLFITAFLISLSFLVIVWTYVKILITCLYKSQSNSKSKAIHTCATHLTVYIIFEFTILSSIIMQRFQNISPNSRKMFGMLISTFPPFVNPIIYGIHTKKIRSNVLTFLKNTIPNQ